A genome region from Pan troglodytes isolate AG18354 chromosome 3, NHGRI_mPanTro3-v2.0_pri, whole genome shotgun sequence includes the following:
- the AFM gene encoding afamin isoform X2: MKLLKLTGFIFFLFFLTESLTLPTQPRDVENFNSTQKFIEDNIEYITIIAFAQYVQEATFEEMEKLVKDMVEYKDRCMADKTLPECSKLPNNVLQEKICAMEGLPQKHNFSHCCSKVDAQRRHCFFYNKKSDVGFLPPFPTLDPEEKCQAYESNRESLLNHFLYEVARRNPFVFAPTLLTVAAHFEEVAKSCCEEQNKVDCFQTRAIPVTQYLKAFSSYQKHVCGALLKFGTKVVHFIYIVILSQKFPKIEFKELISLVEDVSSNYDGCCEGDVVQCIRDTSKVMNHICSKQDSISSKIKECCEKKIPERGQCIINSNKDDRPKDLSLREGKFTDSENVCQERDADPDTFFAKFTFEYSRRHPDLSIPELLRIVQIYKDLLRNCCNTENPPGCYRYAEDKFNETTEKSLKMVQQECKHFQNLGKDGLKYHYLIRLTKIAPQLSTEELVSLGEKMVTAFTTCCTLSEEFACVDNLTCVNLRMRSFRGRQTGFLST, encoded by the exons ATGAAACTACTAAAACttacaggttttatttttttcttgttttttctgacTGAATCCCTAACCCTGCCCACACAACCTCGGGATGTAG AGAACTTCAATAGTACTCAAAAATTTATAGAAGATAATATTGAATACAT CACCATCATTGCATTTGCTCAGTATGTTCAGGAAGCAACctttgaagaaatggaaaagctgGTGAAAGACATGGTAGAATACAAAGACAGATGTATGGCTGACAAGACGCTCCCAGAGTGTTCAAAATTACCT AATAatgttttacaagaaaaaatatgtgctatggaggggctgccacaaaagCATAATTTCTCACACTGCTGCAGTAAGGTTGATGCTCAAAGAAGACACTGTTTCTTCTATAACAAGAAATCTGATGTGGGATTTCTGCCTCCTTTCCCTACCCTGGATCCCGAAGAGAAATGCCAGGCTTATGAAAGTAACAGAGAATCCCTTTTAAATCA ctttttatATGAAGTTGCCAGAAGGAACCCATTTGTCTTCGCCCCTACACTTCTAACTGTTGCTGCTCATTTTGAGGAGGTGGCCAAATCATGTTGtgaagaacaaaacaaagtcGACTGCTTTCAAACAAGG gCAATACCTGTCACAcaatatttaaaagcattttcttcttATCAAAAACATGTCTGTGGGGCACTTTTGAAATTTGGAACCAAAGTTGTACACTTTAT ATATATTGTGATACTCAGTCAAAAATTCCCCAAGATTGAATTTAAGGAGCTTATTTCTCTTGTAGAAGATGTTTCTTCCAACTATGATGGATGCTGTGAAGGGGATGTTGTGCAGTGCATCCGTGACACG AGCAAGGTTATGAACCATATTTGTTCAAAACAAGATTCTATCTCCAGCAAAATCAAAGAGTGctgtgaaaagaaaataccagAGCGCGGCCAGTGCATAATTAACTCAAACAAAGATGATAGACCAAAGGATTTATCTCTAAGAGAAGGAAAATTTACTGACAGTGAAAATGTGTGTCAAGAACGAGATGCTGACCCAGACACCTTCTTTGCGAA GTTTACTTTTGAATACTCAAGGAGACATCCAGACCTGTCTATACCAGAGCTTTTAAGAATTGTTCAAATATACAAAGATCTCCTGAGAAATTGCTGCAACACAGAAAACCCTCCAGGTTGTTACCGTTACGCG GAAGACAAATTCAATGAGACAACTGAGAAAAGCCTCAAGATGGTACAACAAGAATGTAAACATTTCCAGAATTTGGGGAAGGATGGTTTGAAATACCA TTACCTCATCAGGCTCACGAAGATAGCTCCCCAACTCTCCACTGAAGAACTGGTGTCTCTTGGCGAGAAAATGGTGACAGCTTTCACTACTTGCTGCACGCTAAGTGAAGAGTTTGCCTGTGTTGATAATTTG ACATGTGTCAATCTCAGAATGAGGAGCTTCAGAGGAAGACAGACAG GTTTCTTGTCAACTTAG
- the AFM gene encoding afamin isoform X1, with translation MKLLKLTGFIFFLFFLTESLTLPTQPRDVENFNSTQKFIEDNIEYITIIAFAQYVQEATFEEMEKLVKDMVEYKDRCMADKTLPECSKLPNNVLQEKICAMEGLPQKHNFSHCCSKVDAQRRHCFFYNKKSDVGFLPPFPTLDPEEKCQAYESNRESLLNHFLYEVARRNPFVFAPTLLTVAAHFEEVAKSCCEEQNKVDCFQTRAIPVTQYLKAFSSYQKHVCGALLKFGTKVVHFIYIVILSQKFPKIEFKELISLVEDVSSNYDGCCEGDVVQCIRDTSKVMNHICSKQDSISSKIKECCEKKIPERGQCIINSNKDDRPKDLSLREGKFTDSENVCQERDADPDTFFAKFTFEYSRRHPDLSIPELLRIVQIYKDLLRNCCNTENPPGCYRYAEDKFNETTEKSLKMVQQECKHFQNLGKDGLKYHYLIRLTKIAPQLSTEELVSLGEKMVTAFTTCCTLSEEFACVDNLADLVFGELCGVNENRTINPAVDHCCKTNFAFRRPCFESLKADKTYVPPPFSQDLFTFHADMCQSQNEELQRKTDRFLVNLVKLKHELTDEELQSLFTNFANVVDKCCKAESPEVCFNEESPKIGN, from the exons ATGAAACTACTAAAACttacaggttttatttttttcttgttttttctgacTGAATCCCTAACCCTGCCCACACAACCTCGGGATGTAG AGAACTTCAATAGTACTCAAAAATTTATAGAAGATAATATTGAATACAT CACCATCATTGCATTTGCTCAGTATGTTCAGGAAGCAACctttgaagaaatggaaaagctgGTGAAAGACATGGTAGAATACAAAGACAGATGTATGGCTGACAAGACGCTCCCAGAGTGTTCAAAATTACCT AATAatgttttacaagaaaaaatatgtgctatggaggggctgccacaaaagCATAATTTCTCACACTGCTGCAGTAAGGTTGATGCTCAAAGAAGACACTGTTTCTTCTATAACAAGAAATCTGATGTGGGATTTCTGCCTCCTTTCCCTACCCTGGATCCCGAAGAGAAATGCCAGGCTTATGAAAGTAACAGAGAATCCCTTTTAAATCA ctttttatATGAAGTTGCCAGAAGGAACCCATTTGTCTTCGCCCCTACACTTCTAACTGTTGCTGCTCATTTTGAGGAGGTGGCCAAATCATGTTGtgaagaacaaaacaaagtcGACTGCTTTCAAACAAGG gCAATACCTGTCACAcaatatttaaaagcattttcttcttATCAAAAACATGTCTGTGGGGCACTTTTGAAATTTGGAACCAAAGTTGTACACTTTAT ATATATTGTGATACTCAGTCAAAAATTCCCCAAGATTGAATTTAAGGAGCTTATTTCTCTTGTAGAAGATGTTTCTTCCAACTATGATGGATGCTGTGAAGGGGATGTTGTGCAGTGCATCCGTGACACG AGCAAGGTTATGAACCATATTTGTTCAAAACAAGATTCTATCTCCAGCAAAATCAAAGAGTGctgtgaaaagaaaataccagAGCGCGGCCAGTGCATAATTAACTCAAACAAAGATGATAGACCAAAGGATTTATCTCTAAGAGAAGGAAAATTTACTGACAGTGAAAATGTGTGTCAAGAACGAGATGCTGACCCAGACACCTTCTTTGCGAA GTTTACTTTTGAATACTCAAGGAGACATCCAGACCTGTCTATACCAGAGCTTTTAAGAATTGTTCAAATATACAAAGATCTCCTGAGAAATTGCTGCAACACAGAAAACCCTCCAGGTTGTTACCGTTACGCG GAAGACAAATTCAATGAGACAACTGAGAAAAGCCTCAAGATGGTACAACAAGAATGTAAACATTTCCAGAATTTGGGGAAGGATGGTTTGAAATACCA TTACCTCATCAGGCTCACGAAGATAGCTCCCCAACTCTCCACTGAAGAACTGGTGTCTCTTGGCGAGAAAATGGTGACAGCTTTCACTACTTGCTGCACGCTAAGTGAAGAGTTTGCCTGTGTTGATAATTTG GCAGATTTAGTTTTTGGAGAGTTATGTGGAGTAAATGAAAATCGAACTATCAACCCTGCTGTGGACCACTGCTGTAAAACAAACTTTGCCTTCAGAAGGCCCTGCTTTGAGAGTTTGAAAGCTGATAAAACATATGTGCCTCCACCTTTCTCTCAAGATTTATTTACCTTTCACGCAGACATGTGTCAATCTCAGAATGAGGAGCTTCAGAGGAAGACAGACAG GTTTCTTGTCAACTTAGTGAAGCTGAAGCATGAACTCACAGATGAGGAGCTGCAGTCTTTGTTTACAAATTTTGCAAATGTAGTGGATAAGTGCTGCAAAGCAGAGAGTCCTGAAGTCTGCTTTAATGAAGag AGTCCAAAAATTGGCAACTGA